DNA sequence from the Nitrospirota bacterium genome:
TCTTCTTCTTCGCGTCGCAGGTCGTTTCGCCATAAACGAAATCCACCGACTGGAAGTAAGGACATACTTTCGCCACCTTGAAGCCGTAGGCGGATTTGACCATAGGGCAGATGTTTCTCGGCAGCACCTTTTCCGCATCCGGAATGGGCCCGGGCGAGCCGCCGCAGAGACCGAGGCAGATGCCGCCGGCGGCGATCACGAGCTCTTCGGGTACATAGACGCAGAAGGTGCCGACCACCGGGCTCCCCTGCTTTTTCGCATCGAGGATCTCCCTCACCCTCCCGCCGTGGATCTCGGAGACGATCCAGTCGAAGTAGCCCATGCCTTTCGGCCGGTTGTTCTGGAAGAGAAAGGCCTTCTGATACACGTCTCCCAGCACGCAGCGCATCTTCTCGAAGCGCTCCACATCCATGCCGAGCTCATGCCACATATCCTTGTACTGCTTGATCTCAAATGCCGCAGTCTCCATACACCCTCCTCGTCATTACGATGCAGCATGATGCCGCAGTCTTATAACGATAGCTCCCGAAAAACGGACATTTCCAATTGTTAGTTCCGATGGCGCGCGCGTGATTTATAGGTATTGCCTATTGAAGATGCTAGTTCGGGAATTACAGATGCGCTTTGATGTGCTCCAGGAAGAGCGCGTAGGGGAGGGGAAGCGTTCGCTTTTTGTGCGAGACGATATAGAATTTACGATTCATTTGTATATCGGGCACCTTGATCTCTTTGAGCGTGCGGTGTTTGAGCTCGTCGGTGACCGCGAATCGCGATATGATCGTAATGCCCAGCCCCTCCTTGACCGCCTGTTTCACCGCATCGGTCGAGCCGAAGATGCCGGCGATCCTGAGCTGTTCTCTATCGATTCCTTTCTGCTCGAGTATGCGTTCCACTTCTTTGCGGGTCCCCGATCCCTCCTCCCTGAAGAGCATCGGGAAGGTGACGAGCTCCTCGAGCCGAAGCGTGTTCCCTTTGATGAGGGAGGGCGCGGCGATAACGACCAGGTCATCGTCCAGCAGGGGATGGAACGCCAGGTGTCCGTCGTTCTGCTTCGCACCGACGACACCGACGAGCAGCTCGTGCTTCATCACCTTGTCGATGATATCTTTCGAGTCGGTGATGACGACCGTGAAGGAGACCGAGGGATGCTTTTCCTTGAAGCCGGCGATGAGACGGGGCATCAGGTAGGTGCCGGGGATGGTGCTCGCGCCGACCACCAGCTCGCCCGAGATCTCTTTCTTCAGCCGGCTGAAGGTCTCTTTGAGCGCGCTTACCCTCTCGAGAATAGTGAGGGCGTGGTTGTAGAGGACATCGGCCTCTTTGGTCGGTATGATCGTACGGCCCAGGCGGTCGAAGAGCCTGCACTCGAGCTCTTCTTCCAGGGTCTTTATATGATCGCTGATCGTCGGCTGGGTGAGGTAAAGCTGTTCCGAGGCCTTGGAAAAGCTCCTGTTCTTGTAGACCGATACGAATACCCTGAGCTGGTGCACATCCATAGCGGTCATTGTAGCATATTTCATCAAGGCTCCTCCGCGGGCTCTCCGGCCAAAGCCCCCTTGATACCCGATCATGCACGTCCTCCTGCGGAAGCAGGAGCGATTGACTCTTCAACGCAAATTTGGTAGGGTTTCACAATGAAACCGGCAGCCCTGACTATGCTCGTTGTCCTGTGCGCCACATCGTTCGTCCCGTTCACCTGTGTGCGCCCCTACCCCTTTGCCGACGGCGAGCATGCCGCATCCATCGCGATGCTCGATGTCTGTCACGCCAACGGTACCGGTATAGTGCCCGCTTCTGACATGCCCTGTATCAGCAATGGGTTTGCTTGTACGGCTGTTCATCTGAACGTCTTTGTTTCTGCCTTTGCTGTGC
Encoded proteins:
- a CDS encoding selenium metabolism-associated LysR family transcriptional regulator translates to MKYATMTAMDVHQLRVFVSVYKNRSFSKASEQLYLTQPTISDHIKTLEEELECRLFDRLGRTIIPTKEADVLYNHALTILERVSALKETFSRLKKEISGELVVGASTIPGTYLMPRLIAGFKEKHPSVSFTVVITDSKDIIDKVMKHELLVGVVGAKQNDGHLAFHPLLDDDLVVIAAPSLIKGNTLRLEELVTFPMLFREEGSGTRKEVERILEQKGIDREQLRIAGIFGSTDAVKQAVKEGLGITIISRFAVTDELKHRTLKEIKVPDIQMNRKFYIVSHKKRTLPLPYALFLEHIKAHL